Proteins encoded by one window of Mesorhizobium sp. INR15:
- a CDS encoding TetR/AcrR family transcriptional regulator has translation MEGTAAQPEGQIASPRRSPTQQRSRERVERMLAAASALIAEQGSDAMRMGEVAERAGVSIGSLYQFFPDKRAIVWALAERYSAESQACIAAALKDVSDAEGLSRAFSELVDIYYGLFLAEPVIRDVWSGTQADKALRELELADSRANAEFLTGALKRLRPAADTASLETTALLVWQMGEAVMRLAISVKRQEGDSLVAAYKRMALRELLAA, from the coding sequence ATGGAAGGCACAGCCGCACAGCCTGAGGGGCAGATCGCGTCGCCGCGTCGGTCGCCGACCCAGCAGCGCAGCCGCGAACGGGTCGAGCGAATGCTGGCTGCGGCTTCAGCGTTGATCGCCGAGCAAGGCAGCGACGCCATGCGCATGGGCGAGGTGGCGGAACGGGCAGGCGTCTCGATCGGCTCGCTCTACCAGTTCTTTCCGGACAAGCGGGCGATCGTCTGGGCGCTGGCGGAGCGCTATTCCGCCGAAAGCCAGGCCTGCATCGCCGCCGCGCTGAAGGACGTCAGCGATGCCGAAGGCCTGAGCCGGGCCTTTTCCGAACTGGTGGATATCTATTACGGGCTGTTCCTGGCCGAGCCGGTGATCCGCGACGTCTGGTCGGGCACGCAGGCCGACAAGGCGTTGCGCGAACTCGAACTCGCCGACAGCCGGGCCAATGCTGAATTCCTCACCGGGGCGCTGAAGCGATTGCGGCCTGCCGCCGATACGGCGAGCCTGGAAACCACGGCGCTTCTCGTCTGGCAGATGGGCGAGGCGGTGATGCGGCTGGCGATCTCAGTTAAGCGGCAGGAAGGCGACAGCCTTGTCGCGGCCTACAAGCGCATGGCGTTGCGCGAATTGCTGGCCGCTTAG
- a CDS encoding peptidoglycan -binding protein codes for MALARGRRTDRRIDYWPGFVDALSTLLLAIMFLLTVFVLAQFLLGREISGKDQVLTRLNSQINELTQLLALERSTTQDKDDSLANLQASLSAAEAEKSRLEQLLAQGAGAGDAANQRAVALSGELDGQRQISQQALSQVEILNQQIAALRKQIGALEDALNVSETRDRDSNTKIADLGRRLNVALAQRVQELNRYRSDFFGRLREILADRENIRIVGDRFVFQSEVLFPTGSEVINDAGKVEMKKLADAIIELQKEIPPEINWVLRVDGHTDNKPLSGNGRYRDNWELSTARSTSVVKFLIDNGVPANRLVAAGFGEFQPLDPADTEEARNKNRRIELKLTER; via the coding sequence ATGGCACTCGCCAGGGGCCGGCGCACCGACCGCCGCATCGACTATTGGCCTGGCTTCGTCGACGCGCTGTCGACGCTGCTGCTGGCCATCATGTTCCTGCTCACCGTCTTCGTGCTGGCGCAGTTCCTGCTTGGCCGCGAAATCTCCGGCAAGGATCAGGTGCTGACCCGGCTCAACTCACAGATCAACGAGTTGACGCAGCTTCTCGCACTCGAGCGCTCGACGACGCAGGACAAGGACGATTCGCTCGCCAATCTGCAAGCGTCGCTGTCAGCGGCGGAAGCGGAAAAGAGTCGGCTCGAACAGCTTCTCGCGCAAGGTGCGGGCGCCGGCGACGCGGCCAACCAGCGCGCCGTGGCGCTCTCGGGCGAACTCGATGGCCAGCGCCAGATCAGCCAGCAGGCACTGAGCCAGGTCGAAATCCTCAACCAGCAGATCGCGGCGCTGCGCAAGCAGATCGGCGCGCTCGAGGATGCGCTCAACGTGTCCGAAACACGCGACCGCGATTCCAACACCAAGATCGCCGATCTCGGCCGCCGCCTGAATGTCGCGCTGGCGCAGCGCGTGCAGGAGCTCAACCGCTACCGGTCCGACTTCTTCGGGCGCCTGCGTGAAATCCTCGCCGACCGCGAGAACATTCGCATCGTCGGCGACCGCTTCGTCTTCCAGTCGGAAGTGCTGTTCCCGACCGGCTCGGAAGTGATCAACGACGCCGGCAAGGTCGAGATGAAGAAGCTCGCCGACGCCATCATCGAATTGCAGAAAGAGATCCCGCCGGAGATCAACTGGGTGCTGCGCGTCGACGGCCACACCGACAACAAGCCGCTGTCCGGCAATGGCCGCTACCGCGACAACTGGGAATTGTCGACGGCGCGTTCGACCTCGGTGGTGAAATTCCTGATCGACAACGGCGTGCCGGCCAATCGGCTCGTTGCCGCTGGCTTCGGCGAGTTCCAGCCGCTCGATCCGGCCGACACCGAAGAGGCTCGCAACAAGAACCGCCGCATTGAACTGAAGCTCACTGAACGTTGA
- a CDS encoding ABC transporter transmembrane domain-containing protein: MAQSSSADERRRSLKPLRRLFPYITGYRTMVIGAIISLVIAAATTLALPLAVRRMIDHGFSSSSTTFIAEYFGALVAMAALLAAASAGRYYFVITLGERVVADIRRDVFAHVTTLSPAFFDTAQSGEIVSRLAADTTQVKSAVGATASVALRNVILGFGALAMMVITSPKLSGLVIAAIPVIVLPLVAFGRSVRRKSRQAQDTLADATAYASEQIGAVRTLQAFTNEKLVTGHFSGAVDAAFQAARSSIFARSFLTFFAIFTIFSSVVAVLWFGSRDVLAGTLSPGTLGQFLLYSVFAAGALGALSEVWGELAQAAGAAERLTEILAEKPAIQAPANPKPLPLTAKGAILFDNVSFSYPARPDRAAVHGLSFQVMPGETVAIVGPSGAGKSTVFSLILRFYDPETGKIVVDGVDVREADPAAVRARIAIVPQDVTIFAASARDNIGFGRPGASEAEIEAAAKDALADEFILKLEKGYDSPVGERGVTLSGGQRQRVAIARAILRDAPILLLDEATSALDAESETLVQTALERLMQGRTTIVIAHRLATVLKADRILVMDGGRIVEEGTHQSLVAKGGIYARLAKLQFETGASAFRGAAE; the protein is encoded by the coding sequence ATGGCGCAATCCAGCAGCGCAGACGAGCGCCGGCGCTCGCTCAAGCCGCTCAGGCGCCTGTTCCCCTATATAACCGGATATCGCACGATGGTGATCGGCGCGATCATCTCGCTGGTCATTGCCGCCGCAACGACCCTGGCGCTGCCGCTGGCCGTGCGGCGCATGATCGACCACGGCTTCTCGTCGTCCAGCACCACCTTCATCGCCGAGTATTTCGGGGCGCTTGTGGCGATGGCCGCCTTGCTCGCGGCGGCATCGGCCGGCCGCTATTATTTCGTCATCACGCTCGGCGAACGCGTGGTCGCCGACATCCGCCGCGATGTCTTCGCGCATGTCACGACGCTGTCGCCGGCCTTCTTCGACACGGCCCAGTCGGGCGAGATCGTCTCGCGGCTCGCCGCCGATACAACACAAGTCAAGTCAGCGGTCGGGGCCACTGCCTCGGTCGCGCTGCGCAATGTCATCCTTGGCTTCGGGGCATTGGCCATGATGGTCATCACCAGCCCGAAACTGTCCGGCCTCGTCATTGCCGCCATTCCCGTGATCGTGCTGCCGCTGGTCGCCTTTGGCCGTTCGGTGCGGCGCAAGTCACGGCAGGCGCAGGACACGCTTGCCGATGCCACCGCCTATGCCAGCGAGCAGATCGGCGCGGTGCGCACGCTGCAGGCCTTCACCAACGAGAAGCTTGTCACCGGGCATTTCTCCGGTGCCGTGGACGCTGCTTTCCAGGCCGCGCGCTCCTCGATCTTCGCCCGCTCATTCCTCACCTTCTTCGCCATCTTCACCATCTTCTCTTCTGTCGTGGCGGTGCTCTGGTTCGGCTCGCGAGACGTGCTTGCAGGCACGCTGTCGCCGGGCACGCTTGGCCAGTTCCTGCTCTATTCGGTGTTCGCCGCCGGTGCGCTCGGCGCGCTTTCCGAAGTCTGGGGCGAGCTTGCGCAAGCAGCGGGCGCGGCCGAGCGGCTGACCGAGATCCTGGCCGAAAAGCCGGCGATCCAGGCGCCTGCCAATCCCAAGCCGCTGCCGCTGACGGCCAAGGGCGCGATCCTCTTCGACAATGTCTCCTTCTCCTATCCGGCAAGGCCCGACCGCGCCGCGGTCCACGGCTTGAGCTTTCAGGTCATGCCCGGCGAGACGGTGGCGATCGTCGGTCCCTCGGGCGCCGGCAAGAGCACCGTATTTTCGCTGATCCTGCGCTTCTATGATCCAGAAACCGGCAAGATCGTTGTCGACGGCGTCGACGTGCGTGAGGCCGACCCGGCCGCGGTGCGCGCCCGCATCGCCATCGTGCCACAGGACGTCACCATCTTCGCCGCCAGCGCCCGCGACAATATCGGCTTCGGCCGGCCAGGCGCCAGCGAGGCCGAGATCGAGGCAGCGGCGAAGGACGCGCTTGCCGACGAATTCATCCTCAAGCTTGAAAAAGGCTATGACAGCCCGGTCGGTGAGCGCGGCGTGACGCTGTCCGGCGGCCAGCGCCAGCGCGTGGCGATCGCCCGCGCCATCCTGCGTGACGCGCCGATCCTGCTGCTCGACGAGGCCACTTCGGCACTCGATGCCGAAAGCGAGACGCTGGTACAGACGGCGCTGGAACGGCTGATGCAGGGCCGCACCACAATCGTCATCGCGCATCGGCTGGCGACAGTGTTGAAGGCCGACCGGATCCTGGTCATGGATGGCGGCCGCATCGTCGAGGAAGGCACGCACCAGAGTCTTGTCGCCAAGGGTGGCATCTACGCGCGGCTGGCCAAGCTGCAGTTCGAGACTGGCGCCAGCGCCTTCCGGGGGGCGGCGGAGTAG
- a CDS encoding DUF1304 domain-containing protein: protein MIGNILVGLVALIHVYIVYLEMVLWDTPSGHKAFKLTPEFASASKVLAANQGLYNGFLAAGLIWGLYLGAGGFQIKVFFLLCVAIAGLYGAATVGRKILFIQTVPAAIALIAVWMGW from the coding sequence ATGATCGGCAATATCCTGGTTGGGCTGGTGGCCCTGATCCATGTCTACATCGTCTATCTGGAAATGGTGCTGTGGGACACGCCGAGCGGCCATAAGGCATTCAAGCTGACACCCGAATTCGCCAGTGCGTCGAAAGTGCTCGCCGCCAACCAGGGCTTATACAACGGCTTTCTGGCCGCCGGGTTGATCTGGGGTCTCTACCTCGGCGCGGGCGGTTTCCAGATCAAGGTGTTTTTCCTGCTCTGCGTCGCCATTGCCGGTCTGTATGGCGCGGCGACCGTCGGCAGGAAGATCCTGTTCATTCAGACAGTGCCGGCTGCGATTGCCCTGATCGCGGTCTGGATGGGCTGGTAG
- the rpmE gene encoding 50S ribosomal protein L31 — protein sequence MKTAIHPDYHSIKVVMTDGTEYMTRSTWGKEGDTMNLDIDPTTHPAWTGGQQTLLDRGGRLSKFKKRFEGFGI from the coding sequence ATGAAGACTGCCATCCATCCCGACTACCACAGCATCAAGGTCGTCATGACCGACGGCACCGAATACATGACCCGTTCGACCTGGGGGAAGGAAGGCGATACGATGAACCTCGATATCGACCCGACCACTCATCCGGCCTGGACCGGCGGCCAGCAGACCCTGCTCGACCGCGGTGGCCGTCTGTCGAAGTTCAAGAAGCGCTTCGAAGGCTTCGGCATCTAA
- a CDS encoding DUF1772 domain-containing protein yields MIAKLLPTLTFVAALGSGVVAGVFFAFSSFVMPGLARMPAAGGIAAMNSINITAVTPMFMTALFGTALVCLVVGIGAVMNMAQPGALWLLAGSLLYILGSVVVTAIFNVPLNDALAGVDPASANASAVWTSYLSDWVMWNHVRAVTGIVALGCFIFAWQ; encoded by the coding sequence ATGATCGCGAAACTTCTTCCCACCCTCACCTTCGTGGCAGCGCTGGGCTCTGGCGTTGTCGCCGGCGTCTTCTTCGCCTTTTCCAGCTTCGTCATGCCGGGCCTCGCCCGTATGCCGGCCGCAGGCGGCATCGCCGCCATGAATTCGATCAACATCACCGCCGTGACGCCGATGTTCATGACCGCCTTGTTCGGCACCGCACTGGTCTGCCTTGTGGTCGGCATCGGCGCCGTCATGAACATGGCTCAGCCGGGTGCGCTCTGGTTGCTCGCCGGGAGTCTGCTCTACATCCTCGGCAGTGTCGTGGTCACGGCGATCTTCAATGTGCCGCTCAATGACGCACTGGCGGGCGTCGATCCGGCGAGCGCCAACGCATCGGCGGTGTGGACCAGCTATCTCAGCGACTGGGTGATGTGGAACCACGTCCGCGCCGTCACCGGCATCGTGGCGTTGGGCTGCTTCATCTTCGCATGGCAATGA
- a CDS encoding YebC/PmpR family DNA-binding transcriptional regulator: MAGHSQFKNIMHRKGRQDAVRSKMFSKLAREITVAAKSGTPDVSMNPRLRLAVQNAKAVSMPKDNIQRAINKAAMGDAENYEAVRYEGYGPGGVAVIVEALTDNRNRSASNVRAAFTKAGGALGETGSVSFMWDRAGEIYYPASAGSADKIMDAAIEAGADDVESDEEGHTIYCGFETFGEVSKALEGALGEAESVKAIWKPQNNIAVDEERAQSLMKLVATLEDDDDVQSVYANFEVDDETMAKLSAA, translated from the coding sequence ATGGCTGGCCATTCACAGTTCAAGAACATCATGCACCGCAAGGGCCGCCAGGACGCTGTGCGGTCGAAAATGTTTTCAAAGCTGGCGCGCGAGATCACCGTTGCCGCCAAAAGCGGCACGCCTGACGTATCGATGAACCCGCGCCTGCGCCTTGCCGTGCAGAACGCCAAGGCGGTGTCGATGCCGAAGGACAATATCCAGCGCGCCATCAACAAGGCCGCGATGGGCGATGCCGAGAATTACGAAGCGGTGCGCTACGAAGGCTATGGCCCAGGTGGTGTCGCTGTCATCGTCGAAGCGCTGACCGACAACCGCAACCGCTCGGCCTCCAATGTCCGAGCCGCCTTCACCAAGGCCGGTGGAGCGCTCGGCGAAACCGGCTCGGTATCGTTCATGTGGGATCGTGCCGGCGAGATCTACTATCCGGCATCGGCCGGCAGTGCCGACAAGATCATGGACGCAGCGATCGAAGCCGGCGCCGACGATGTCGAATCGGACGAGGAAGGCCACACGATCTATTGCGGCTTCGAGACGTTCGGCGAAGTGTCGAAGGCACTGGAAGGCGCGCTCGGCGAGGCGGAATCGGTCAAGGCGATCTGGAAGCCGCAGAACAACATCGCCGTCGACGAAGAGCGCGCGCAGTCTCTGATGAAGCTTGTCGCCACATTGGAAGATGACGACGACGTGCAGAGTGTCTACGCCAATTTCGAAGTCGACGACGAGACGATGGCCAAGCTCAGCGCGGCATGA
- a CDS encoding NAD(P)H-binding protein, which produces MTDTTTKPILILGGTGKTGRRLAERLTARGLPVRIGSRTATPPFDWENAATWAPVLDGVRAVYITYSPDLAVPGAAEAVGAFASLAVRQGVRRLVLLSGRGEPEAQRAEDMLKASGADWTILRCAWFSQNFSESFLLEPLLEGEVALPVGAVGEPFVDAEDIAETAEVALTEPGHIGELYELTGPRLLSFADAVAEIGKASSRDIRFVTISHDDFTAGMAAQDIPPEFVWLLNELFTEVLDGRNETLADGVQRVLGRAPKDFSTYAAEAAATGAWSH; this is translated from the coding sequence ATGACTGACACGACGACAAAACCAATCCTGATCCTCGGCGGCACCGGCAAAACCGGCCGCCGCCTCGCCGAGCGGCTGACGGCGCGCGGCCTGCCGGTGCGTATCGGCTCGCGCACGGCCACTCCGCCCTTCGACTGGGAGAACGCCGCGACCTGGGCACCTGTCCTCGACGGCGTCCGCGCCGTCTACATCACCTACTCTCCAGACCTTGCCGTGCCCGGCGCCGCCGAAGCGGTCGGCGCCTTCGCCAGCCTTGCGGTGAGGCAAGGCGTGCGCCGGCTGGTGCTGCTGTCGGGCCGTGGCGAGCCGGAAGCACAGCGCGCGGAAGACATGCTGAAAGCGTCGGGGGCCGACTGGACGATCCTGCGCTGCGCCTGGTTCTCCCAGAATTTCAGCGAGAGCTTCCTGCTCGAGCCCTTGCTGGAAGGTGAAGTGGCATTGCCGGTCGGCGCTGTCGGCGAACCTTTCGTCGATGCCGAAGACATCGCCGAGACCGCCGAGGTGGCGCTGACCGAGCCGGGACATATCGGCGAGCTCTACGAACTGACAGGCCCGCGTCTCCTGAGCTTTGCCGATGCAGTTGCTGAAATCGGCAAAGCGAGCAGCCGCGACATCCGCTTCGTCACGATTTCCCATGACGATTTCACCGCTGGCATGGCGGCACAGGATATCCCACCGGAATTCGTCTGGCTGCTCAACGAGTTGTTCACCGAGGTGCTCGACGGTCGCAACGAGACGCTGGCGGACGGCGTCCAGCGCGTGCTTGGCCGCGCACCAAAGGACTTTTCAACCTACGCGGCCGAGGCCGCTGCAACCGGCGCCTGGAGCCATTGA
- a CDS encoding nitroreductase family protein: MKPTQNYLPIPLPDYREMPVEDMRANAEAFYAELRTRHTVREFSTRPVPRDIIETCILAAGTAPNGANHQPWHFAVIGNPEIKQKIREAAEIEERAFYAGRAGEEWLAALAPLGTDESKPFLEEAPWLICIFGERKSRSADGVLRKNYYVPESVSIATGFLVTALHRAGLVMLTHTPNPMSFLNQICGRDPHDKPYILMVVGYPKEGATIPTHALEKRPLADIATFL; this comes from the coding sequence ATGAAACCGACCCAAAACTATTTGCCGATCCCGTTGCCCGACTATCGCGAGATGCCGGTTGAGGACATGCGCGCCAATGCCGAGGCCTTCTATGCCGAACTGCGCACGCGTCACACCGTGCGCGAATTTTCAACGCGGCCGGTGCCGCGCGACATTATCGAAACCTGCATCCTCGCGGCAGGCACCGCGCCGAACGGCGCCAACCATCAGCCCTGGCACTTCGCGGTGATCGGCAATCCCGAGATCAAGCAGAAGATCCGCGAGGCGGCCGAGATCGAGGAACGCGCCTTCTACGCCGGCCGGGCCGGAGAGGAGTGGCTGGCAGCCCTTGCCCCGCTTGGAACCGACGAGAGCAAGCCTTTCCTGGAAGAAGCGCCGTGGCTGATCTGCATCTTCGGCGAGCGCAAGAGCCGGTCGGCGGATGGGGTCCTGCGCAAGAACTATTATGTCCCGGAATCGGTCAGCATCGCCACCGGCTTCCTGGTCACGGCGCTGCACCGCGCGGGCCTCGTCATGCTTACCCACACACCCAATCCGATGAGTTTCCTCAACCAGATCTGTGGCCGCGATCCGCACGACAAGCCCTACATCCTGATGGTCGTTGGCTATCCGAAGGAGGGCGCGACAATCCCGACGCACGCCCTGGAAAAGCGGCCGCTGGCCGACATAGCGACCTTTCTGTAG
- a CDS encoding carboxypeptidase M32: protein MSFQKLDDLGHKLEALEHALAILGADEATHMAVGGGEKRAEAVSTLAGMYHARATAPEIGDWLAAAEGEALSDEQRTAVSELRRQYTNLTCLPVEFVERQTTARMRSEQLWRDLRAKNDWAGFLPALEGVVALVREEAALRADVLGLDPYDALMEQFDPGNRAADITPVFTELKTFLKGFVPEALAAQETRLRKRPLKPLSGSYAIDKQRELGLAMMAAVGFDLTHGSLSVSHHPFCGGVPSDVRITTRYKTSDFLSALMGVLHETGHALYEQNLPKAWSHWPLGKARGMAVHESQSLFVEKQLGRNPAFWRWALPVVEKHLGEAWSLDDILPHVHRVERGLIRVDADEVTYPLHVILRYELEQELVSGRLEVAELPEAWDAKMRDYLGLSTIDNPADGPMQDVHWPGAAFGYFPSYTLGAMMAAQQWAALTREHPSADDDLAKGNFAAVNDWRRDKIWSQGSRWSTPDLLQRATGEKLNAAYFVNHLKQRYGQA from the coding sequence ATGTCCTTTCAAAAACTCGATGACCTCGGCCACAAGCTCGAAGCACTGGAACATGCGCTCGCCATTCTTGGCGCCGATGAGGCAACCCACATGGCCGTTGGCGGCGGCGAGAAACGCGCCGAGGCCGTGTCGACGCTGGCCGGCATGTATCATGCCCGTGCCACAGCGCCGGAAATCGGCGACTGGCTCGCGGCTGCCGAAGGCGAGGCGCTCAGCGATGAGCAGCGCACGGCGGTCTCCGAATTGCGGCGGCAATACACCAATCTGACCTGCCTGCCGGTCGAATTCGTCGAGCGCCAGACCACCGCACGCATGCGCTCCGAGCAGCTGTGGCGCGATCTGCGCGCCAAGAACGACTGGGCGGGCTTCCTGCCGGCGCTGGAAGGCGTTGTCGCGCTGGTGCGCGAAGAGGCCGCCTTGCGCGCCGACGTGCTTGGCCTAGACCCCTACGACGCGCTGATGGAGCAGTTTGATCCGGGCAACCGCGCCGCCGACATCACGCCGGTCTTCACCGAATTGAAGACTTTTTTGAAGGGCTTTGTCCCCGAGGCATTGGCGGCGCAGGAGACAAGGCTGCGCAAGCGCCCGCTCAAGCCGCTCTCCGGCAGCTACGCGATCGACAAGCAGCGCGAACTTGGCCTTGCCATGATGGCGGCAGTCGGCTTTGACTTGACCCATGGTTCGCTGTCCGTGTCGCACCATCCCTTCTGCGGCGGCGTGCCGAGCGACGTGCGCATCACCACCCGCTACAAGACATCAGATTTCCTGTCGGCGCTGATGGGCGTCCTGCATGAGACCGGCCATGCGCTCTACGAGCAGAACCTGCCCAAGGCATGGTCGCACTGGCCGCTCGGCAAGGCGCGCGGCATGGCCGTGCATGAAAGCCAGAGCCTGTTTGTCGAAAAGCAGCTTGGCCGCAATCCCGCGTTCTGGCGCTGGGCCCTGCCGGTGGTCGAAAAGCATCTCGGCGAGGCGTGGTCGCTCGACGACATCCTTCCGCATGTGCATCGTGTCGAGCGCGGCCTGATCCGTGTCGATGCCGACGAGGTGACCTATCCGCTGCATGTCATCCTGCGCTATGAACTGGAGCAGGAACTTGTCTCGGGCAGGCTGGAAGTGGCTGAATTGCCTGAGGCGTGGGACGCCAAGATGCGCGATTATCTCGGTCTCTCCACTATCGACAATCCCGCCGACGGGCCGATGCAGGACGTGCATTGGCCGGGCGCTGCCTTCGGCTATTTCCCATCCTACACGCTGGGCGCCATGATGGCGGCGCAGCAATGGGCGGCGCTGACACGCGAGCATCCCTCCGCCGACGACGATCTGGCCAAGGGCAATTTCGCGGCGGTCAACGACTGGCGCCGCGACAAGATCTGGTCGCAGGGTTCGCGCTGGTCGACGCCGGACCTGCTTCAGCGCGCCACCGGCGAGAAGCTCAATGCCGCTTATTTTGTCAACCATCTGAAGCAGCGCTACGGGCAAGCGTAG
- a CDS encoding SelT/SelW/SelH family protein, translating into MSTAQPNTSEKPAIRIAYCTQCQWLLRAGWMAQELLSTFGTDLGEVTLVPGTGGIFTISCNDVLIWDRKRDGGFPEAAKLKQLVRDVIDPERDLGHSDRKGHTSKDPA; encoded by the coding sequence ATGAGCACGGCTCAGCCTAATACGAGCGAAAAACCCGCCATCCGCATAGCCTACTGCACGCAGTGCCAGTGGCTGCTGCGCGCCGGCTGGATGGCGCAGGAGCTTCTGTCGACCTTCGGCACCGATCTCGGTGAAGTGACGCTGGTGCCCGGCACCGGCGGCATCTTCACCATTTCCTGCAACGACGTGCTGATCTGGGACCGCAAGCGCGACGGCGGTTTTCCGGAAGCGGCCAAGCTCAAGCAGCTCGTCCGCGACGTCATCGATCCGGAGCGCGATCTCGGTCATTCCGACCGCAAGGGCCACACGTCAAAAGACCCCGCCTGA
- a CDS encoding MotA/TolQ/ExbB proton channel family protein, with protein MAFLRSFGVGRRSDVLMYDPHKLSSPQVFLLTMVIFLVIVAFIAAILTRQISTAFVTNPGLNGLIVGVLVVGILLAFVQVGRLFREVRWVNSFRAGSETTEPVLLAPMKAMIGRSSATAFSTSSMRTMLDSIATRLDESRDTSRYLVGLLVFLGLLGTFWGLLNTIASIRETIESLDPGTGDAAAVLDSLKQGLSAPLAGMGTAFSSSLFGLSGSLVLGFLDLQAGRAQTRFYTELENWLSSVTDLSSDIVVSDPAKAESSDEIRVLSERLRSMQENGGGSNPRVATAMANLADGISGLVKNMRSEQQIMRDWVEAQSDEQKAMRNTLEKIADALKKPGVH; from the coding sequence ATGGCTTTTCTCAGATCCTTCGGCGTGGGCAGACGTTCCGACGTCCTGATGTATGATCCCCATAAACTCTCGAGTCCGCAGGTCTTTCTGCTGACGATGGTGATCTTCCTGGTCATCGTCGCCTTCATCGCAGCGATTCTGACGCGCCAGATTTCAACCGCCTTCGTTACCAACCCCGGCCTCAACGGCTTGATCGTCGGCGTGCTCGTGGTCGGTATCCTGCTGGCGTTCGTGCAGGTCGGGCGCCTGTTTCGCGAAGTGCGCTGGGTCAATTCCTTCCGCGCCGGTTCAGAGACCACCGAGCCGGTGCTGCTGGCGCCGATGAAGGCGATGATCGGCCGTTCGTCGGCGACCGCCTTCTCGACCAGTTCGATGCGCACCATGCTCGATTCCATCGCCACCCGCCTCGATGAAAGCCGCGACACCTCGCGCTATCTCGTCGGCCTGCTGGTTTTCCTCGGTCTGCTCGGCACCTTCTGGGGCCTGTTGAACACCATCGCCTCGATCCGCGAAACCATCGAGTCGCTCGATCCCGGCACGGGTGATGCGGCAGCAGTGCTCGATTCGCTCAAGCAGGGGCTATCGGCGCCGCTGGCCGGCATGGGCACTGCCTTCTCGTCCTCGCTGTTCGGCCTCTCCGGCTCGCTGGTGCTTGGCTTCCTCGACCTGCAGGCCGGCCGCGCCCAGACGCGCTTCTACACCGAACTCGAAAACTGGCTGTCGTCGGTCACCGATCTGTCGTCCGACATCGTCGTCTCCGATCCGGCCAAGGCCGAATCCTCGGACGAGATCCGCGTCCTGTCGGAACGGCTGCGCAGCATGCAGGAAAATGGCGGCGGCTCCAATCCGCGCGTCGCCACCGCCATGGCCAATCTCGCCGACGGCATTTCGGGCCTGGTCAAGAACATGCGCTCGGAGCAGCAGATCATGCGCGACTGGGTCGAGGCACAGTCCGACGAGCAGAAGGCGATGCGCAACACGCTGGAAAAGATCGCCGACGCCCTGAAGAAACCTGGGGTCCACTAG
- a CDS encoding GntR family transcriptional regulator, whose translation MREPLADQHSASTVQQVAAAIAAAVRGGHLAPGQRLTEAEFVRRFSVSRSSVREAFQRLAADGLLTFEPHRGVVVRQLSRKEVDNLFEVRGALEALAVGLGAPKFHADPQRLLALQNEMDRAVEANDMSGFSDLNRRFHAMFAETADNALLDETLGRLSNSIYWLQFRLLINRQQVFQSNAQHRLVVEAIIAGDAQAAQAAMREHVDTSRRLIQQLPDDHFASA comes from the coding sequence ATGAGGGAACCATTGGCTGATCAGCACAGCGCCTCAACCGTCCAGCAGGTCGCAGCCGCGATTGCCGCCGCCGTGCGCGGCGGGCATCTGGCGCCGGGGCAACGGCTGACCGAAGCGGAGTTCGTGCGCCGCTTCAGCGTCTCCCGCTCATCCGTTCGCGAAGCCTTTCAGCGTCTTGCCGCCGACGGCCTGCTGACGTTCGAACCACACCGTGGCGTGGTCGTGCGCCAGCTGTCGCGCAAGGAAGTCGACAATCTTTTCGAGGTTCGCGGCGCTTTGGAGGCTCTGGCAGTAGGCCTCGGCGCTCCCAAATTCCATGCGGATCCGCAACGGCTGCTCGCCTTGCAGAATGAAATGGACCGCGCCGTCGAAGCCAATGACATGAGCGGCTTCTCCGATCTCAACCGCCGTTTCCACGCCATGTTCGCGGAGACCGCCGACAACGCACTCCTGGACGAAACGCTCGGGCGGCTTTCCAACTCGATCTACTGGCTGCAGTTCCGTCTTTTGATCAACCGGCAGCAGGTTTTTCAGAGCAACGCCCAGCACCGGCTCGTCGTCGAGGCGATCATCGCCGGAGATGCGCAGGCGGCGCAGGCAGCAATGCGCGAGCATGTCGACACATCCCGCCGGCTGATCCAGCAACTGCCCGACGATCATTTCGCTTCGGCCTGA